Proteins encoded within one genomic window of Rossellomorea vietnamensis:
- a CDS encoding MFS transporter codes for MKNQSWLSLQFFAIFFTWGIFIPYWTAWLVESKDFSISAASTVIAVGMIARSFSSFFVFPKLSQTVSLGRLSRWIVLVSGVALLMFLPMDSFGMVLGCMVLFSLVYPMLLPMVESMAAVMMKEDGIDYGRSRSWGSIGYTTALLAVGFLTSIFTEGAVIYLLFGGIVVILLSSLTKLPQSMSGTRGQEKLSYGRLLKSRKFVWAMVIVVLSQGAHASYYNYGVLYLKELDVSAVYIGVILNVAVLSEILFFAFSDRLLKGKSISLMFIIAAGAAVTRWTLLFLFPSTPVFIFTQLFHSLTFGLTHYAFMRLIYEELESKDIPAAQGVYTSLGMGLSTAVLTFIGGFLYDISPSMAFMGMAIVVAPCVVLGGWMYWKYDRGVEGVFSYK; via the coding sequence TTGAAGAATCAGTCGTGGTTGTCACTTCAGTTCTTTGCGATATTTTTTACATGGGGGATTTTCATTCCTTACTGGACAGCGTGGTTAGTGGAGAGTAAGGATTTCTCCATTTCGGCTGCGAGTACCGTGATTGCCGTCGGGATGATTGCCCGTTCGTTTTCGAGCTTCTTCGTATTTCCGAAGTTGAGCCAGACGGTTTCATTGGGACGGTTATCCAGATGGATTGTATTGGTTTCAGGGGTAGCGCTACTGATGTTTTTGCCTATGGATTCTTTCGGGATGGTGCTCGGGTGTATGGTGTTATTCAGCCTTGTGTATCCGATGCTGCTTCCGATGGTGGAGAGCATGGCGGCTGTGATGATGAAGGAAGACGGGATTGATTATGGCCGGAGCCGTTCCTGGGGATCGATCGGGTATACGACCGCACTGCTTGCGGTTGGATTTTTGACATCGATTTTTACAGAGGGTGCCGTGATTTATCTTCTGTTTGGCGGGATCGTCGTGATCTTGCTTTCTTCCCTCACGAAACTGCCACAGTCCATGAGCGGTACCCGTGGTCAGGAGAAGCTTTCTTACGGGAGACTTCTGAAATCCCGTAAGTTTGTCTGGGCGATGGTAATCGTTGTCTTGAGTCAGGGAGCACATGCTTCTTATTATAATTATGGCGTTCTTTATTTGAAGGAATTAGATGTAAGCGCCGTGTATATCGGCGTGATCTTAAATGTTGCCGTGTTGTCTGAAATCCTTTTCTTTGCATTTTCAGACCGGTTGCTGAAGGGAAAGAGCATTTCCCTCATGTTCATAATAGCAGCAGGGGCTGCTGTGACGCGTTGGACTTTGTTGTTCCTCTTCCCCAGCACCCCTGTCTTCATCTTTACCCAACTTTTCCACTCTCTAACCTTCGGATTGACGCATTATGCATTTATGCGGTTGATTTATGAAGAATTGGAGAGCAAGGATATTCCCGCTGCCCAGGGTGTGTACACCTCCCTAGGTATGGGATTGAGTACGGCGGTGCTGACGTTCATCGGTGGCTTCCTGTATGATATCTCACCTAGTATGGCGTTTATGGGAATGGCTATTGTTGTGGCGCCTTGTGTGGTGCTTGGTGGTTGGATGTATTGGAAGTATGATCGTGGGGTTGAGGGTGTGTTTAGTTATAAATAG
- a CDS encoding nuclease-related domain-containing protein: protein MNVKKRTPPIKLLQTEALLQRLTPPNHPKRPLIEKDFRKRKAGYQGEKTVDYHVSFLTDKKYMIFSDLRLPLAPDHFQIDCLLVTPCYSLLIEIKNIAGTLTIDPEFNQLSQYYKGVETGYPDPIIQATRQKIFLQKWFFNNKLPCPPIEFLVAFSNPATILKMAPGHKRIPPYDKMIHAQNIVSEISKLNNRFTREVTDLKKVKRLLLNQHQPPYPKILSTYQLTEADLTKGVQCERCSHIMIRKIGTWLCPNCHHLSRTAHVKAIEDYFFLIEPTITNQKLRDFLHLSSAKTAAEILKSLPLTKSGSTKGTIYTK from the coding sequence ATGAATGTAAAAAAACGAACCCCTCCTATCAAACTCCTACAAACAGAAGCCTTACTACAAAGGCTGACCCCACCAAACCATCCCAAAAGACCCCTCATTGAAAAAGATTTCAGAAAACGAAAAGCCGGTTACCAGGGAGAGAAGACTGTGGATTATCATGTAAGCTTCCTCACCGACAAGAAGTATATGATTTTCAGTGACCTCAGGCTGCCACTCGCTCCGGATCATTTCCAGATTGATTGTCTTCTGGTCACACCCTGTTATTCCCTGCTAATCGAAATCAAGAATATTGCCGGAACCTTGACCATTGATCCCGAATTCAATCAGCTTTCGCAATATTACAAAGGAGTCGAAACGGGCTACCCGGATCCCATCATCCAGGCCACCCGACAAAAAATATTCCTCCAGAAATGGTTCTTCAATAATAAACTCCCTTGTCCGCCAATTGAATTCCTCGTCGCTTTCAGTAACCCTGCTACAATTCTTAAAATGGCTCCAGGTCACAAAAGGATTCCTCCATACGACAAAATGATCCATGCCCAGAACATCGTAAGTGAAATCAGTAAGCTCAATAACAGGTTCACCCGTGAAGTCACCGATCTCAAAAAAGTAAAAAGACTCCTCTTGAATCAGCATCAACCACCCTATCCGAAAATCCTCTCAACCTACCAACTGACAGAAGCTGATCTCACTAAAGGAGTCCAATGTGAAAGATGCTCCCACATCATGATAAGGAAAATAGGAACATGGCTTTGTCCAAACTGCCATCACCTATCCAGAACCGCCCACGTCAAAGCCATAGAAGACTACTTCTTCCTCATAGAACCTACCATCACCAACCAAAAACTGAGAGATTTCCTTCACCTTTCTTCTGCAAAAACCGCAGCAGAAATCCTGAAATCACTCCCTCTGACAAAAAGCGGATCCACAAAAGGCACCATCTATACAAAGTAA
- a CDS encoding M4 family metallopeptidase codes for MSKKAAIPAVLALSVTLGGLAPTLPGLAGPASVVSVQAEGLSKQEVVKAFLQSKVLEKTKSAATGDQFKIISEEADSETGTYHVRTVEQYNGIPIYGSGQTVALDANNNVYASFGNVTQKLARTIIPTEAAIEKKEAENIAKAGVASEIGVDELKTYDGLDTELTIYPYKGKYYLTYLVKVSTSTPAPGYFHYFVDATNGEVVNSFNAMHEVDPTSLTVAQGRGLNVFGKMQYFPVGKDAATGTSYLYGGSIAGGTFGNPNIVPLATFDARRMPETSFILLSALFGFTGFEINTKSSSNYFYDPAAVSAHTNADKINKYYQGAHKRNGIDGKGTPFISTVHIGSKWNNAAWNGKQMLYGDGDGVTLGSLAGGLDVAGHEITHGVITNTANLTYQGESGAINESLADIFGEIAEMYSSGSYNNPSEWEMGEDIYTPNKAGDGGLRSLKDPRTKTLPAAYEMRDNRYPDHYDDRYTGELDKGGVHINSSINNKAAYLISEGGTHNGVTVTGLGASQTGAIFYSALTKYLTPSSGFKEMREAAIQATRDKFPDKNGQPSAQTQTVINAYDAVGVSAQ; via the coding sequence ATGAGTAAGAAAGCGGCGATTCCTGCTGTACTGGCATTATCGGTCACATTAGGAGGACTGGCACCGACTTTACCTGGATTGGCGGGACCTGCAAGCGTCGTTTCTGTACAAGCTGAAGGCTTAAGTAAGCAGGAGGTCGTGAAGGCGTTCCTTCAATCGAAAGTATTGGAGAAAACAAAATCGGCGGCGACAGGAGATCAGTTCAAAATCATCAGCGAGGAAGCGGACAGCGAAACGGGTACATACCATGTACGTACGGTGGAACAGTATAACGGCATCCCAATTTACGGATCCGGCCAGACTGTTGCTCTAGACGCCAATAACAACGTGTATGCATCCTTCGGTAACGTGACACAGAAGCTAGCCCGTACCATCATTCCAACAGAAGCAGCCATTGAAAAGAAAGAAGCTGAAAATATCGCCAAAGCAGGTGTAGCATCCGAGATTGGCGTGGATGAACTGAAAACCTATGATGGCCTTGACACAGAGTTAACGATCTATCCGTATAAAGGGAAATACTACTTAACGTACCTGGTAAAAGTATCCACTTCGACCCCGGCACCGGGCTATTTCCACTACTTCGTGGATGCCACGAACGGAGAAGTGGTCAACAGTTTCAACGCCATGCATGAAGTGGACCCGACAAGTCTTACGGTAGCTCAAGGAAGAGGATTGAACGTATTCGGGAAAATGCAGTATTTCCCTGTAGGAAAGGACGCGGCAACGGGAACTAGCTATTTATATGGAGGATCCATTGCGGGGGGAACATTCGGCAACCCGAATATCGTCCCACTTGCGACGTTCGATGCCCGCCGCATGCCTGAAACGTCATTCATCCTGCTCTCGGCACTCTTTGGCTTCACCGGATTTGAAATCAATACGAAGAGTTCTTCTAACTACTTTTATGACCCGGCAGCCGTATCGGCCCATACCAATGCCGACAAAATCAATAAATACTATCAAGGTGCCCATAAGCGTAACGGGATCGACGGCAAAGGGACGCCGTTCATCAGCACGGTTCACATCGGTTCCAAATGGAATAATGCAGCCTGGAACGGCAAGCAAATGCTATACGGAGATGGGGACGGGGTAACCCTTGGTTCCTTAGCCGGCGGACTTGACGTGGCCGGCCACGAAATCACGCACGGTGTCATTACCAATACGGCCAACCTGACCTATCAAGGCGAATCGGGAGCCATCAATGAATCACTCGCGGATATCTTCGGAGAAATAGCGGAAATGTACTCTTCCGGTTCTTATAACAATCCTTCAGAGTGGGAAATGGGTGAGGATATTTATACACCGAACAAAGCAGGGGACGGCGGTCTACGTTCATTGAAGGATCCACGTACTAAAACCCTTCCTGCCGCATACGAAATGAGGGATAACCGCTACCCGGATCACTATGACGACCGCTACACGGGAGAACTGGATAAAGGCGGCGTGCACATCAACAGCAGTATCAACAATAAAGCGGCCTACTTAATTTCCGAGGGCGGTACACACAACGGCGTAACCGTCACCGGACTTGGTGCCAGTCAAACAGGTGCCATTTTCTACAGTGCACTGACAAAGTATCTGACGCCTTCCTCCGGGTTCAAAGAAATGCGCGAAGCTGCCATCCAGGCAACCCGCGACAAGTTTCCGGATAAGAATGGACAGCCATCCGCACAGACGCAAACTGTCATCAATGCTTATGATGCTGTTGGGGTGTCAGCACAATAA
- a CDS encoding SDR family oxidoreductase — protein MKNLFDLTGKVAAITGATRGIGRSMAIALAEAGADIALLQRNPEQTDVKEEIEHLGRKCSIIPCDLEKPNEVKSAIPNVISTFGKIDILVNNAGIQRRSPSVDFPESDWDDVLNINLKVVWLLCQEAGRHMVAQGGGKIINTASLLSFQGGLTVPAYAAAKGGVAQLTKALSNEWAKEGVNVNAIVPGYIATEMNTALIDDPIRNKQILDRIPADRWGEPDDFKGTVVYLASEASKYVHGHLLAVDGGWLGR, from the coding sequence ATGAAGAATCTATTCGATCTAACCGGAAAAGTAGCAGCCATTACAGGAGCAACACGAGGTATCGGACGCTCCATGGCAATTGCCCTGGCAGAAGCCGGAGCAGATATTGCCTTACTTCAAAGGAACCCGGAACAGACTGATGTGAAGGAAGAAATTGAACACCTTGGTAGAAAGTGCTCCATCATACCATGCGATCTTGAAAAGCCAAACGAAGTGAAATCCGCTATCCCGAATGTGATCTCGACATTTGGAAAAATTGATATTCTCGTAAACAACGCCGGCATCCAACGCCGCTCTCCTTCCGTTGATTTCCCGGAATCGGATTGGGATGATGTGCTGAATATCAATCTAAAAGTGGTCTGGCTATTATGTCAGGAGGCAGGACGTCACATGGTGGCTCAAGGAGGAGGCAAAATCATCAACACCGCTTCCCTTCTATCATTCCAAGGAGGATTGACCGTTCCAGCGTATGCAGCAGCCAAAGGCGGTGTTGCTCAACTGACAAAAGCCCTCTCGAATGAATGGGCAAAAGAGGGTGTCAATGTGAACGCGATTGTTCCAGGGTATATTGCTACAGAAATGAATACTGCTCTAATCGACGACCCGATTAGAAACAAACAGATTCTTGATCGGATTCCTGCCGATCGTTGGGGGGAGCCCGATGACTTTAAAGGGACCGTTGTGTATTTAGCTTCAGAGGCTTCAAAGTATGTACATGGGCATTTGTTGGCTGTTGATGGGGGATGGCTTGGTAGGTAG
- a CDS encoding acyltransferase, with translation MAGKIRLSNFESLRVLSMIMIVLLHFGTYGFSKYINISELSSINQFLFNFIKVLCLVGVNVYVLISGYFLCTSTFKMSKAIRVVRETFIFSVLIFAGMAVLQRTDGSLAGMLPSFLPVYLSTYWFITVYILLFLISPYLNIVINQLSKKEYEKLLLLLFLVNCVWQFFHPLQSFGVNGGYSIVHFIFLYFVAGYLRHHGTFISSLSTGYYLSVYILIGAGTALMLQQAWELPFKLLTYNSPLTVIMSLALFLFFSKLSFVSRPINAISGYVLGVYLIHEHPLIRQRLWGNVMEWMNVRSESLLILQYLVYAVIIFGVCLGISYVVYSLINYKTFIKRKKPAGKVKMAG, from the coding sequence TTGGCAGGAAAAATAAGGCTGTCAAACTTTGAATCTCTCAGGGTCCTTTCCATGATCATGATTGTTCTGTTGCATTTTGGGACCTACGGTTTTTCGAAGTATATTAACATATCGGAGTTAAGTAGTATCAATCAATTCCTTTTTAACTTCATCAAGGTTCTGTGTCTCGTTGGAGTCAACGTGTACGTGTTGATCAGCGGATACTTCTTGTGTACGTCAACATTCAAGATGAGCAAAGCGATAAGGGTGGTTCGGGAAACCTTTATTTTCTCGGTGCTGATTTTTGCCGGTATGGCGGTCCTGCAGCGGACTGATGGATCTCTTGCTGGCATGCTGCCATCGTTCCTTCCAGTCTACCTGTCGACTTATTGGTTTATCACGGTGTATATCCTGTTATTCCTGATTTCACCGTATCTCAATATCGTCATCAACCAGTTATCAAAGAAGGAATACGAGAAATTGCTACTCCTATTATTCCTGGTCAATTGTGTCTGGCAGTTCTTCCATCCCCTGCAAAGCTTCGGGGTCAATGGAGGGTACAGTATCGTGCATTTCATCTTTCTCTATTTTGTCGCCGGGTACCTCAGGCATCACGGAACGTTTATCTCTTCCTTAAGCACGGGCTATTATTTAAGCGTTTACATTCTTATAGGGGCAGGCACTGCCCTGATGCTGCAGCAGGCATGGGAGCTGCCGTTCAAGCTGCTGACCTATAACTCCCCACTCACTGTGATCATGTCGTTGGCACTGTTCCTGTTCTTCTCGAAGCTCAGCTTTGTCTCGAGACCCATAAATGCCATATCAGGCTATGTACTTGGCGTCTACCTGATACATGAGCATCCCCTGATCAGGCAGCGATTATGGGGCAATGTAATGGAATGGATGAATGTCAGGAGCGAGTCTCTCCTGATTCTGCAATATCTCGTGTATGCTGTGATCATCTTTGGCGTTTGCCTGGGAATCTCTTATGTGGTGTATTCCCTCATTAACTATAAAACGTTTATTAAAAGAAAGAAGCCGGCCGGGAAAGTGAAGATGGCTGGTTGA
- a CDS encoding peptidoglycan endopeptidase — MKKTIIAFTTAALVSTMAANSAEAASYRVQSGDSLSVIAYKYDTSVSNLKNWNNLSSDLIYVNQVLEVSAPSSSSAKTYTVQSGDYLSKIGAKFDVYVAELKSWNNLSSDVIYPGQTLIVSSGGTTTTPAPTGSSTYTVQSGDTLSHIAVRYDVSVSSIKSWNGLSSDTIYVGQKLSINGTSDGGTQTPSSSVVDIAKKYVGTPYAWGGTSPSGFDCSGFIYYVFNQAGQSIARTNTEGYYSKSYFVSSPKAGDLVFFENTYKAGISHMGIYVGNGEFIHASDSGVVVSKLSNTYWNPKFVGYKRF; from the coding sequence TTGAAGAAAACAATCATTGCCTTTACAACTGCTGCACTCGTCTCGACAATGGCTGCCAATTCAGCGGAAGCGGCTTCTTACCGCGTACAATCAGGTGATTCCCTTTCCGTGATTGCATATAAATATGATACGTCCGTTTCAAACTTGAAAAACTGGAATAACCTGAGCTCCGACTTGATCTATGTGAACCAAGTACTGGAGGTTTCGGCTCCAAGCAGTTCCTCTGCCAAAACCTATACCGTCCAATCAGGTGACTATCTATCAAAAATCGGTGCCAAATTCGATGTGTATGTTGCCGAATTGAAATCATGGAACAACCTGAGTAGTGATGTCATCTACCCTGGTCAAACGTTGATCGTTTCTTCAGGCGGGACAACGACGACACCAGCACCAACAGGATCAAGTACATACACAGTACAATCAGGGGACACCCTGTCACATATCGCCGTCCGTTATGACGTGAGCGTATCATCCATCAAGTCCTGGAATGGGTTAAGCTCAGACACCATTTACGTCGGTCAAAAGCTTTCCATTAACGGTACATCTGACGGTGGAACTCAAACGCCATCATCAAGCGTCGTCGACATCGCCAAGAAATATGTAGGAACTCCGTACGCGTGGGGAGGCACATCACCATCCGGCTTCGACTGCAGCGGATTCATCTACTACGTCTTCAACCAGGCAGGACAATCGATTGCACGTACGAACACCGAAGGCTACTACAGCAAATCCTATTTCGTATCCAGCCCGAAAGCAGGCGACCTCGTATTCTTCGAAAATACGTATAAAGCCGGCATCAGCCACATGGGGATCTACGTTGGAAACGGAGAATTCATCCACGCATCCGACAGTGGAGTGGTCGTATCGAAGTTGAGCAATACGTACTGGAATCCTAAGTTTGTTGGGTATAAGAGATTTTAA
- a CDS encoding DUF6241 domain-containing protein translates to MLRKKTVSVIVGSVVLLTGLGVYIAVGSLGNSETGNQSNQLEAVSTAGVEMNPNGEENPFGEKVKTPLSENLMRQYIHAMSHQKVRAKEKWSFYKITDERIDYLLDQLQINKYEDEYVYEDILTAWKEGDFSGVVEDHNTIWRLQDGNIGKATSPLSAEQEKKYIESQKREKR, encoded by the coding sequence ATGCTGCGTAAAAAAACGGTGAGCGTTATAGTAGGAAGTGTTGTGCTCCTGACGGGACTGGGTGTTTATATTGCAGTTGGCAGTCTGGGAAATTCGGAAACTGGTAATCAATCGAATCAATTAGAGGCTGTGTCCACAGCGGGAGTAGAAATGAATCCAAATGGGGAAGAGAATCCATTCGGTGAAAAGGTGAAGACGCCTCTGAGTGAAAACCTGATGCGCCAATACATACATGCCATGAGCCACCAAAAGGTGAGGGCGAAAGAGAAGTGGTCGTTCTATAAGATCACCGATGAACGGATTGATTATCTGTTGGATCAATTACAAATTAACAAATATGAAGATGAGTACGTGTATGAGGATATCCTCACAGCCTGGAAAGAAGGTGATTTTTCCGGAGTGGTGGAGGATCATAATACGATTTGGCGGTTGCAGGACGGAAATATCGGGAAAGCGACGTCTCCGTTGAGTGCCGAGCAGGAAAAGAAGTATATCGAGAGTCAGAAGAGAGAAAAGAGATAG
- a CDS encoding DnaD domain-containing protein: MRSGCQVADQIAELEIVGNIVPHLWYKNITFSSGKAHFVAITLLADIVYWYRPTMIRDESGMITGARTKFKGDMLQKSYQAFADTYGFTKRQVKDAIDFLVDQHLLIREFRTISSSSIILSNVMYVQPISENIKRVMEERCNVSELTSVCPPVTPERTSPSVPKENLSRHKKWGPEMDQGTYTESTSKNPSEKNEQQQRGNCPVTFFKENEFGRLGSYMQEKIKSWSERLSDSLVVEAMKRAVEQGKHYWSYVDAILVKWELLQVQDVNDEREKEKQVMVEKVVKNPSRRAGRKPVRTELLPDWFTEEGIVEAPDESLDEDFEVEKAKLMAELEAFRERGTSVVM; encoded by the coding sequence ATGAGATCAGGGTGTCAGGTAGCGGATCAAATTGCTGAATTGGAGATTGTGGGGAATATCGTTCCTCATTTATGGTATAAGAACATTACGTTTTCAAGCGGGAAGGCACACTTTGTTGCGATTACTCTACTTGCGGATATTGTGTATTGGTACCGGCCGACGATGATCCGGGATGAGAGTGGGATGATCACGGGGGCCAGGACGAAATTCAAGGGTGATATGTTGCAGAAGAGCTATCAGGCTTTTGCCGATACATATGGTTTTACGAAGCGCCAGGTGAAGGATGCGATTGATTTTCTTGTGGATCAACATTTGCTTATCAGGGAGTTCAGGACGATTTCATCCTCTAGTATCATTTTAAGCAATGTGATGTATGTACAGCCAATCTCTGAGAATATCAAACGGGTGATGGAGGAGCGGTGTAATGTGAGTGAGCTCACTTCCGTTTGCCCACCTGTTACGCCGGAACGTACCAGCCCGTCCGTTCCAAAGGAAAACCTGTCCCGTCACAAGAAGTGGGGACCTGAGATGGATCAGGGGACGTATACAGAGAGTACTTCAAAGAATCCTTCAGAAAAGAATGAACAACAACAGCGCGGCAATTGTCCTGTTACTTTTTTTAAAGAAAATGAATTTGGGCGTTTAGGGTCTTATATGCAGGAGAAAATTAAGTCCTGGTCTGAAAGACTTTCAGACAGCCTCGTTGTGGAAGCTATGAAGAGAGCGGTTGAGCAGGGGAAGCATTATTGGAGCTATGTGGATGCGATCCTTGTGAAGTGGGAGCTGCTGCAAGTGCAGGATGTGAACGATGAGCGGGAGAAAGAGAAGCAGGTTATGGTTGAGAAAGTGGTTAAAAACCCTTCACGCAGGGCTGGACGGAAACCGGTACGTACGGAGCTGCTACCGGATTGGTTTACAGAAGAAGGAATCGTGGAAGCGCCAGATGAATCGTTAGACGAAGATTTTGAAGTGGAGAAGGCGAAGTTGATGGCGGAACTTGAAGCGTTCCGGGAGCGTGGGACTAGTGTGGTCATGTGA